From Serinicoccus profundi, the proteins below share one genomic window:
- a CDS encoding glycerophosphodiester phosphodiesterase family protein, whose translation MPTPTPLVLGHRGASGHLPEHTLAAYELAARQGADYLELDLVATRDGVLVTRHENDIWGTTDVADHPELAGRRRRATIDGRDVEGVFTEDLDLAELRTLRARERLPQLRSTAHDGDWSVATFPEIIALRAALSQELDREIGLYVELKHPTHFRGLGLPLEERMLADLEAAGLTGREAPVFVQCFEPGTLRRLRDELGCELRQVLLATAPGDVPADLVAAGEQVTYAELMSPDGLGALAGVLDGVGPSKLMVLPWAEDGTLGEPTSLAADAHAAGLVVHAWTFRAENRFLPPALRRPGIPGDGGGAGAAADPAAHGDLAAEVHAHLAAGVDGIFTDHPDLVVQALRAGRGTEAG comes from the coding sequence ATGCCGACCCCGACCCCCCTCGTCCTCGGTCACCGTGGCGCCTCCGGCCACCTGCCGGAGCACACCCTCGCCGCCTACGAGCTCGCCGCCCGGCAGGGTGCCGACTACCTCGAGCTGGACCTCGTCGCCACCCGCGACGGGGTGCTCGTGACGCGCCACGAGAACGACATCTGGGGCACCACAGACGTCGCAGACCACCCGGAGCTGGCGGGGCGGCGGCGCCGCGCCACGATCGACGGCCGAGACGTCGAGGGGGTCTTCACCGAGGATCTCGACCTGGCCGAGCTGCGCACCCTGCGGGCGCGGGAGCGGCTGCCACAACTGCGCTCGACCGCGCACGACGGGGACTGGTCGGTGGCGACCTTCCCCGAGATCATCGCGCTGCGCGCGGCGCTGAGCCAGGAGCTGGACCGCGAGATCGGCCTCTACGTCGAGCTCAAGCACCCCACCCACTTCCGGGGCCTGGGGCTGCCCCTGGAGGAGCGGATGCTGGCCGACCTGGAGGCCGCCGGGCTGACCGGCCGGGAGGCCCCGGTGTTCGTGCAGTGCTTCGAGCCGGGCACGCTGCGTCGACTGCGGGACGAGCTGGGCTGCGAGCTGCGGCAGGTGCTCCTGGCCACGGCGCCGGGGGACGTGCCCGCCGACCTCGTCGCGGCTGGCGAGCAGGTCACCTATGCCGAGCTCATGTCGCCGGACGGGCTCGGGGCGCTGGCGGGCGTGCTCGACGGGGTGGGCCCGAGCAAGCTCATGGTGCTGCCGTGGGCCGAGGACGGCACGCTGGGGGAGCCCACCTCCCTGGCCGCGGACGCCCACGCGGCCGGCCTCGTGGTGCACGCCTGGACGTTCCGCGCGGAGAACCGCTTCCTGCCGCCCGCGCTGCGCCGGCCCGGCATACCTGGTGATGGCGGGGGCGCGGGGGCGGCGGCCGACCCGGCCGCCCACGGCGACCTGGCCGCCGAGGTGCACGCACACCTGGCGGCCGGGGTGGACGGGATCTTCACCGACCACCCCGACCTCGTCGTGCAGGCGCTTCGCGCCGGGCGGGGCACCGAGGCGGGGTGA
- a CDS encoding YaaA family protein produces MLILLPPSESKQTRARGAALRPETLSSPGLTAARDQVATALAQVSERPDAPGVLGVSPNLTEEIARNTRLWTAPTLPARDLYSGVLYDALDLPSLDPGAARRATSRLRVVSALYGVARMTDRLAPYRLSMGVNLPGVGPLAGFWKPLLDPVLTAAAGRGLVVDCRSSTYAAAWVPAPSSEVAARWVHVRVPGATHMAKHTRGLVARALCEQPSDPRRPQALVDLLADRFEVALHEPTRDGAPWILDALPRHP; encoded by the coding sequence GTGCTCATCCTGCTCCCACCGTCCGAGTCCAAGCAGACCCGCGCCCGGGGGGCGGCGCTGCGCCCGGAGACGCTCTCCTCGCCCGGGCTGACCGCGGCCAGGGACCAGGTGGCGACGGCCTTGGCCCAGGTCAGCGAGCGGCCCGACGCGCCCGGCGTGCTCGGGGTGAGCCCCAACCTCACCGAGGAGATCGCCCGCAACACCCGGCTCTGGACCGCTCCCACGCTCCCCGCCCGCGACCTCTACTCGGGGGTGCTCTACGACGCGCTGGACCTTCCCTCCCTCGACCCTGGTGCGGCGCGACGGGCGACCTCGCGCCTGCGGGTGGTCTCCGCGCTCTACGGCGTCGCGCGGATGACCGACCGGCTCGCGCCCTACCGCCTCTCGATGGGCGTCAACCTGCCCGGCGTCGGCCCGCTCGCCGGCTTCTGGAAGCCGCTGCTCGACCCGGTCCTCACCGCCGCCGCCGGGCGCGGGCTCGTCGTGGACTGCCGCTCCAGCACGTATGCCGCAGCCTGGGTCCCGGCCCCGTCCTCCGAGGTCGCGGCCCGCTGGGTGCACGTCCGGGTGCCGGGAGCCACGCACATGGCCAAGCACACCCGGGGCCTGGTCGCCCGGGCGCTGTGCGAGCAGCCTTCGGACCCGCGCCGCCCGCAGGCCCTGGTCGACCTGCTCGCCGACCGCTTCGAGGTGGCCCTGCACGAGCCGACCCGCGACGGGGCTCCCTGGATCCTCGACGCCCTCCCCAGACACCCCTGA
- a CDS encoding zinc ribbon domain-containing protein, with protein MKASPQMQARLLELQELDTRIAQLEHRLASLPEQIDITRMEREQPALEADVVRTSTEVSDLEREVGKAESAVQLVRDRAARDQERLDAGSGTAKSLQGLQHELESLARRQGVLEDAELEVMERLEQAQAGQEAATAAQQKHEGRLAELRAARDEKAATIGAERDEVAAGRAAIVADVSAELLALYERLRAHSGSGAAPLQQRRCGGCRLELNTVDLNRIKAAAEDEVVRCEECGRILVRTAESGL; from the coding sequence GTGAAGGCAAGCCCGCAGATGCAGGCCCGACTGCTCGAGCTGCAGGAGCTGGACACCCGCATCGCGCAGCTGGAGCACCGGCTCGCCTCCCTGCCCGAGCAGATCGACATCACCCGGATGGAGCGGGAGCAGCCGGCGCTGGAGGCCGACGTCGTGCGGACCAGCACCGAGGTCAGCGACCTCGAGCGCGAGGTCGGCAAGGCCGAATCCGCCGTCCAGCTCGTGCGGGACCGCGCAGCCCGCGACCAGGAGCGCCTCGACGCGGGCAGCGGCACGGCCAAGTCGTTGCAGGGTCTCCAGCACGAGCTGGAGTCGCTCGCCCGCCGCCAGGGTGTCCTCGAGGACGCCGAGCTGGAGGTGATGGAGCGCCTGGAGCAGGCCCAGGCCGGTCAGGAGGCGGCGACGGCCGCCCAGCAGAAGCACGAGGGTCGGCTCGCCGAGCTGCGCGCGGCCAGGGACGAGAAGGCGGCCACTATCGGTGCCGAGCGCGACGAGGTCGCGGCGGGTCGGGCCGCCATCGTCGCGGACGTCTCCGCCGAGCTGCTCGCGCTCTACGAGCGGCTGCGCGCGCACAGCGGTTCCGGCGCGGCGCCGCTGCAGCAGCGTCGGTGCGGCGGCTGCCGGCTGGAGCTCAACACCGTCGACCTCAACCGGATCAAGGCGGCCGCCGAGGACGAGGTCGTGCGCTGCGAGGAGTGCGGACGGATCCTTGTGCGGACGGCGGAGTCCGGCCTGTGA
- a CDS encoding RNB domain-containing ribonuclease: MVERATSLACDPSASETGRLLTQAFQTIRDDLEVRQAFPEAALAEIEQAVADPELPERDETDVEFVTIDPPGSMDLDQAMHISRDGAGFRVRYAIADVPAFLHEGGALDAETRLRGQTIYCPDTRVPLHPPALSEEAASLLPDAVRPAYVWDIRLTADGERETAELYRAMVRSRRRYTYTEAQELIDGGDAEEALLLLKEVGELRIAREIDRGGASLPMPEQEVGVGTEEDGCDYTLSLRPLLPAEDWNAQISLLTGMVAARIMLDGGVGILRTMPEPTEGAVARFRREVEALGAQWPEGMPYGEFLRTLDRTDTRHLAIVNAATFLFRGAGYTAFDGELPPEDEQVQSAIAAPYAHVTAPLRRLVDRFGLAVCEALSAGREVPDWARAALPDLPDVMEETGRRAKAVDRACVTAVEAAVLRDRVGEDFEAVVVDGVDGDRVQVQLMDPPVSDVATGSARLGSAITVRVERADILAGEVDLRIVGRDEQ; the protein is encoded by the coding sequence ATGGTGGAGCGAGCAACGAGCCTGGCCTGCGACCCCTCGGCCTCCGAGACGGGGCGGCTGCTGACCCAGGCCTTCCAGACGATCCGCGACGACCTCGAGGTCCGGCAGGCCTTCCCCGAGGCCGCGCTCGCCGAGATCGAGCAGGCGGTGGCCGACCCCGAGCTGCCCGAGCGCGACGAGACCGACGTGGAGTTCGTCACCATCGACCCACCGGGCTCGATGGACCTCGACCAGGCGATGCACATCAGCCGGGACGGTGCGGGTTTCCGGGTCCGGTATGCCATCGCCGACGTCCCCGCGTTCCTCCACGAGGGCGGGGCGCTGGACGCCGAGACGCGGCTGCGCGGGCAGACGATCTACTGCCCCGACACCCGTGTGCCGCTGCACCCGCCGGCCCTGAGCGAGGAGGCGGCGAGCCTGCTGCCGGACGCCGTCCGACCCGCCTACGTCTGGGACATCCGGCTCACCGCCGACGGTGAGCGCGAGACCGCCGAGCTCTACCGCGCGATGGTGCGCTCCCGCCGCCGCTACACCTACACCGAGGCGCAGGAGCTCATCGACGGTGGCGACGCCGAGGAGGCCCTGCTGCTGCTCAAGGAGGTCGGCGAGCTGCGGATCGCTCGCGAGATCGACCGGGGTGGGGCGAGCCTGCCGATGCCCGAGCAGGAGGTCGGCGTCGGCACCGAGGAGGACGGCTGCGACTACACCCTGAGCCTGCGGCCCCTGCTGCCCGCCGAGGACTGGAACGCCCAGATCTCGCTGCTCACCGGCATGGTCGCGGCCCGGATCATGCTCGACGGCGGTGTCGGCATCCTGCGCACCATGCCCGAGCCCACCGAGGGGGCGGTGGCGCGCTTCCGCCGCGAGGTCGAGGCGTTGGGTGCGCAGTGGCCGGAGGGTATGCCGTACGGCGAGTTCCTCCGCACCCTCGACAGGACGGACACCCGTCACCTGGCGATCGTCAACGCCGCGACCTTCCTCTTCCGCGGGGCGGGCTACACCGCCTTCGACGGCGAGCTGCCGCCGGAGGACGAGCAGGTGCAGTCCGCGATCGCCGCTCCCTACGCCCACGTGACCGCACCGCTGCGTCGGCTGGTCGACCGATTCGGGCTCGCCGTGTGCGAGGCGCTCTCGGCGGGGCGGGAGGTGCCCGACTGGGCCCGCGCCGCCCTGCCCGACCTCCCCGACGTCATGGAGGAGACCGGGCGCCGCGCCAAGGCGGTCGACCGCGCCTGCGTGACCGCCGTCGAGGCGGCCGTGCTGCGCGACCGCGTCGGGGAGGACTTCGAGGCGGTCGTCGTCGACGGGGTGGACGGCGACCGCGTGCAGGTCCAGCTGATGGACCCGCCCGTGAGCGATGTCGCGACGGGCAGCGCTCGGCTGGGCAGCGCCATCACCGTCCGGGTGGAGCGGGCCGACATCCTGGCCGGCGAGGTGGACCTGCGGATCGTGGGTCGGGACGAGCAGTGA
- a CDS encoding HAD family hydrolase: MTSVGARGSGEGDTPWGSSREALRGRAARTPRRVVASDCDGTLLRTDGTVSAYTRDVLARCAAAGVTVVLVTARPPRWMDELADLGVEALALCGNGAFTYDIARREIVSHRLMSADLVGQLLIDLKAAMPQAALATESLRGFAREPHFHRADDRADGQWLVGGLEDLAQEPAGKILVRHLDWSTEQISARVAEVVGERAEVANSGAIQMGEVTGRGVTKALALSTWCAEQPEPVSPEEVWAFGDMLNDLPMLAWAGRAHAVANAHAEVLALADEVVPSNDEDGVARTLERLLEQTSV; the protein is encoded by the coding sequence GTGACCTCGGTCGGTGCGCGCGGCTCCGGGGAGGGTGACACGCCCTGGGGATCGTCCCGGGAAGCCCTTCGGGGCCGCGCGGCCAGGACGCCCCGTCGCGTCGTCGCCTCCGACTGCGACGGGACCCTGCTGCGCACCGACGGCACAGTCTCCGCCTACACCCGTGATGTCCTGGCACGCTGCGCCGCAGCCGGAGTCACGGTCGTCCTGGTGACGGCGCGCCCGCCGCGCTGGATGGACGAGCTGGCCGACCTGGGCGTCGAGGCGCTGGCCCTGTGCGGCAACGGCGCCTTCACCTACGACATCGCCCGGCGCGAGATCGTGTCGCACCGGCTGATGAGCGCCGACCTGGTGGGGCAGCTGCTGATCGACCTCAAGGCGGCCATGCCGCAGGCCGCGCTGGCCACCGAGTCGTTGCGCGGCTTCGCACGGGAGCCGCACTTCCATCGCGCCGACGACCGGGCCGACGGTCAGTGGCTCGTGGGTGGGCTCGAGGACCTGGCGCAGGAGCCGGCCGGCAAGATCCTCGTCCGCCACCTCGATTGGAGCACCGAGCAGATCAGCGCGCGGGTGGCCGAGGTCGTGGGGGAGCGGGCCGAGGTCGCCAACTCCGGCGCGATCCAGATGGGGGAGGTCACCGGCCGCGGGGTCACCAAGGCGCTGGCGCTGTCGACCTGGTGCGCCGAGCAGCCGGAGCCGGTCTCACCGGAGGAGGTGTGGGCCTTCGGCGACATGCTCAACGACCTCCCGATGCTGGCGTGGGCCGGCCGCGCCCACGCCGTGGCCAACGCGCACGCGGAGGTCCTGGCGCTCGCCGACGAGGTGGTGCCGAGCAACGACGAGGACGGCGTCGCCCGCACCCTCGAGCGGCTGCTGGAGCAGACTTCCGTCTGA
- a CDS encoding VIT1/CCC1 transporter family protein, giving the protein MGHVPWLYVTPQHPAPTDVRRWRRHLADEHANIRAFRDLAARRQGEEQSILLSLAQAEERHAQHWVQLLGERAEPAPRATLGHRVQTWLARRFGLVFVLALLQRSKSDNQYADERDAASSMAADEQVHEEVLRGLAARGRLQLSGNFRAAVFGANDGLVSNLALIMGMAGTGVSAAVVLAAGMAGLLAGALSMGAGEYISVRSARELLAASQPAHGTRDALGDLDLQTNELELVYRARGMDKDHARARAADVLGQVQQAGTAPDDAVPAAATEADEQDAVLNPWGAAVSSFGFFASGALIPVLPYLFGMTGLAAAGLAMLLVGLALLVTGGVVGVLSGASPLGRGVRQLLIGYGAAIATYLLGLAFGAAGIG; this is encoded by the coding sequence ATGGGTCACGTACCATGGCTCTACGTGACTCCCCAGCATCCTGCGCCGACCGACGTCCGGCGGTGGCGACGCCACCTCGCCGACGAGCACGCCAACATCCGCGCCTTCCGCGATCTCGCCGCGCGGCGGCAGGGTGAGGAGCAGTCGATCCTGCTCTCCCTGGCCCAGGCCGAGGAGCGGCACGCGCAGCACTGGGTGCAGCTCCTGGGGGAGCGGGCCGAGCCCGCGCCGCGCGCCACCCTCGGCCACCGGGTGCAGACCTGGCTCGCGCGCCGCTTCGGGTTGGTCTTCGTGCTGGCGCTGCTCCAGCGCTCCAAGTCCGACAACCAGTATGCCGACGAGCGCGACGCCGCCTCCTCGATGGCCGCCGACGAGCAGGTGCACGAGGAGGTGCTGCGCGGCTTGGCGGCCCGGGGCCGGCTGCAGCTGTCGGGCAACTTCCGGGCCGCGGTCTTCGGCGCCAACGACGGTCTGGTCTCCAACCTCGCGCTCATCATGGGGATGGCCGGCACCGGCGTCTCGGCCGCCGTCGTGCTCGCAGCGGGTATGGCGGGTCTCCTGGCGGGTGCGCTGTCGATGGGCGCGGGGGAGTACATCTCGGTGCGCTCGGCGCGAGAGCTGCTCGCCGCCTCCCAGCCCGCGCACGGCACCCGCGATGCCCTGGGCGACCTCGACCTGCAGACCAATGAGCTGGAGCTGGTCTACCGCGCCCGGGGGATGGACAAGGACCACGCCCGGGCGCGCGCGGCCGACGTGCTCGGTCAGGTGCAGCAGGCCGGGACGGCGCCGGACGACGCCGTGCCGGCAGCGGCCACCGAGGCCGACGAGCAGGATGCCGTGCTCAACCCGTGGGGCGCTGCCGTGTCCAGCTTCGGCTTCTTCGCCTCGGGCGCGCTCATCCCCGTGCTGCCCTACCTCTTCGGCATGACCGGGCTCGCGGCGGCCGGCCTCGCCATGCTGCTGGTGGGTCTGGCGCTCCTGGTCACCGGTGGCGTCGTGGGTGTGCTCTCGGGTGCCTCGCCCC
- a CDS encoding redoxin domain-containing protein, whose amino-acid sequence MSHVREASPEVGGRAPELALVDQAGELHTLSTVVADRHALLVFYPFAFSSICTGELLEIQLNIDEFVNDRVQVYGISCDPAPALRAWAAHEGYRFPLLSDFWPHGQVARDYGVFDEDSGMAVRGTFLVDPTMTVRWSLVQGPGEAREIGALHEAVRDL is encoded by the coding sequence GTGAGCCACGTGCGCGAGGCCTCACCCGAGGTCGGCGGACGCGCCCCCGAGCTGGCGCTCGTCGACCAAGCGGGGGAGCTGCATACCCTCTCCACGGTGGTGGCCGACCGGCACGCGCTGCTCGTCTTCTACCCCTTCGCCTTCTCCTCGATCTGCACCGGTGAGCTGCTGGAGATCCAGCTCAACATCGACGAGTTCGTCAACGACCGGGTGCAGGTCTACGGCATCTCCTGCGACCCGGCTCCGGCGCTGCGGGCCTGGGCGGCCCACGAGGGCTACCGCTTCCCGCTCCTGTCCGACTTCTGGCCGCACGGGCAGGTCGCCCGCGACTACGGCGTCTTCGACGAGGACTCCGGTATGGCGGTGCGCGGCACCTTCCTCGTCGACCCCACGATGACCGTGCGGTGGTCGCTCGTGCAGGGCCCCGGTGAGGCCCGCGAGATCGGCGCGCTGCACGAGGCGGTGCGCGACCTGTAA
- a CDS encoding Nif3-like dinuclear metal center hexameric protein, translating into MNVSTPQAGVPLADVVAALEELYPPETAQSWDRVGLVAGDPEQTVRRILLAVDPTLEVVREAVREGADLVVTHHPLLLRGIHSVATTSAKGATITELVVNDVALYCAHTNADVADPGVGQALAAACGLAATEALTISEEQELGRVGELAEPVTLRALAERLGDALPATAGGVRVSGDPEALVRRVAVLGGAGDGEFAAVRRAGADVYVTADLRHHPALEAREEARAAARAGGAATPYLIDAGHYASESLWLPGLRELLTSRLDVEVEISAVRTDPWDFVIGALAPQDPTTDHPVEGDRP; encoded by the coding sequence GTGAACGTCAGCACACCGCAGGCAGGCGTCCCCCTGGCCGACGTCGTCGCCGCCCTGGAGGAGCTCTACCCGCCCGAGACCGCCCAGTCCTGGGATCGGGTCGGCCTCGTCGCGGGCGATCCCGAGCAGACCGTGCGGCGGATCCTGCTCGCCGTCGACCCGACGCTGGAGGTCGTGCGCGAGGCGGTGCGGGAGGGTGCCGACCTCGTGGTCACCCACCACCCCCTGCTGCTGCGCGGCATCCACTCGGTCGCCACGACCTCCGCCAAGGGCGCCACGATCACCGAGCTCGTCGTCAACGATGTCGCGCTCTACTGCGCCCACACCAACGCCGACGTCGCCGACCCCGGGGTCGGTCAGGCCCTCGCCGCCGCGTGCGGGCTGGCGGCGACCGAGGCGCTGACGATCTCCGAGGAGCAGGAGCTCGGCCGGGTCGGTGAGCTCGCCGAGCCGGTGACGTTGCGGGCGCTGGCCGAGCGTCTGGGCGACGCGCTGCCGGCCACTGCGGGCGGGGTGCGCGTCAGCGGCGACCCGGAGGCCCTCGTGCGCCGGGTGGCCGTGCTGGGCGGGGCCGGCGACGGCGAGTTCGCCGCCGTGCGGCGCGCCGGGGCCGACGTCTATGTCACCGCCGACCTGCGCCACCACCCGGCGCTCGAGGCGCGCGAGGAGGCACGGGCCGCCGCCCGCGCCGGGGGCGCGGCGACGCCATACCTCATCGACGCGGGGCACTACGCCAGCGAGTCCCTCTGGCTGCCGGGGCTGCGCGAGCTGCTCACCAGCCGGCTCGACGTCGAGGTCGAGATCTCGGCCGTGCGCACCGACCCCTGGGACTTCGTCATCGGTGCCCTCGCACCGCAGGACCCCACCACCGACCACCCCGTCGAAGGAGACCGCCCGTGA
- a CDS encoding DUF3052 domain-containing protein has protein sequence MDAQNRTEQQAASTDAHGEDPLAGMVRKLGLRKDQIVVEYGYDDDVEEGVRQAAASVSGAPLEDDTYDGVVDVVLLWWRDGEGDLADELMDALTTLEEGGCIVLLTPGAGREDRVPAADVQDACTTCSMTASGAVNLGGWLGQRLVGRK, from the coding sequence ATGGACGCGCAGAACAGGACGGAGCAGCAGGCCGCGAGCACGGACGCGCACGGGGAGGATCCCCTGGCGGGGATGGTGCGCAAGCTGGGCCTGCGGAAGGACCAGATCGTCGTCGAGTACGGCTACGACGACGATGTCGAGGAAGGGGTGCGGCAGGCCGCCGCCTCGGTGAGCGGTGCGCCGCTGGAGGACGACACCTATGACGGCGTCGTCGACGTCGTGCTGCTCTGGTGGCGCGACGGTGAGGGTGACCTCGCCGACGAGCTCATGGATGCCCTCACCACGCTGGAGGAGGGAGGCTGCATCGTGCTCCTCACCCCCGGCGCGGGCCGCGAGGACCGCGTGCCCGCCGCAGACGTCCAGGACGCCTGCACGACCTGCTCGATGACGGCCTCCGGCGCGGTCAACCTCGGCGGCTGGCTCGGCCAGCGCCTGGTGGGCCGCAAGTGA
- a CDS encoding class I SAM-dependent methyltransferase, whose translation MDVQPVALTPMERARMTPEEGYALNRDNWDGRALVHAASSDYDLDGLVGDPTRLSTVIRDDLQILRPHLPEGLRDGGDGLPRLDGLDVCHLQCHLGTDTLSLARRGGRCTGVDLSPESLRIARDVAARAGQEIRYVEANVLDAAAAVGAEVDHVHTSIGTICRVQDLATWGRQIAALLRPGGTFFFRDSHPMLNVMDDTDPEIMTPGYGYFPLPVGESFTYADGQTYTDGDAAAITQPRNAEWSHSVSEILGALIDAGLRIEHVGEHQHLPWPAHPAMTLEDEGFVLPEPWRSQVPVALSIVARREPGPTTG comes from the coding sequence ATGGATGTCCAGCCCGTGGCCCTGACCCCGATGGAGCGCGCCCGGATGACGCCGGAGGAGGGGTATGCCCTCAACCGCGACAACTGGGACGGCCGCGCCCTGGTGCACGCCGCGAGCAGCGACTACGACCTCGACGGGCTCGTGGGCGACCCGACCCGGCTGAGCACGGTGATCCGCGACGACCTGCAGATCCTGCGCCCCCACCTGCCGGAGGGGCTGCGGGACGGAGGAGACGGCCTACCCCGGCTGGACGGTCTCGACGTCTGCCACCTCCAGTGCCACCTCGGCACCGACACCCTCAGCCTCGCGCGCCGCGGCGGACGCTGCACGGGCGTCGACCTGTCGCCGGAGTCGTTGCGCATCGCCCGCGACGTCGCGGCCCGCGCCGGACAGGAGATCCGGTACGTCGAGGCGAACGTCCTCGACGCCGCGGCCGCAGTGGGTGCCGAGGTCGACCACGTGCATACCTCCATCGGGACGATCTGCCGGGTGCAGGACCTCGCCACCTGGGGCCGTCAGATCGCCGCTCTGCTGCGGCCCGGCGGCACCTTCTTCTTCCGCGACAGCCACCCCATGCTCAACGTCATGGACGACACCGACCCGGAGATCATGACTCCGGGCTACGGCTACTTCCCGCTGCCGGTGGGCGAGAGCTTCACGTATGCCGACGGCCAGACCTACACCGACGGCGACGCGGCAGCGATCACGCAGCCGCGCAACGCGGAGTGGTCGCACTCGGTGTCGGAGATCCTCGGCGCGCTGATCGACGCCGGGCTCCGGATCGAGCACGTGGGCGAGCACCAGCACCTGCCGTGGCCGGCGCACCCCGCGATGACGCTCGAGGACGAGGGCTTCGTGCTGCCAGAGCCGTGGCGTTCGCAGGTGCCGGTGGCGCTGAGCATCGTGGCCCGCCGCGAGCCGGGACCGACCACGGGGTAG
- a CDS encoding histidine phosphatase family protein, which produces MAETYLSDETVPVLEGSTRLVIVRHGVTDFTVAHRMDGRGGADPALNAAGRAQAAAAAEAVAELLARSTTGEVRVVSSSLRRAQETGEALAQRLGVEREQDRDWDEQAFGDWDGRSLPALAAEVPEEVAALRTDRDYARPGGESRRDLDHRVGAALGRAVALGGTVVVATHRVAIMSVLCRVLGVDHERGWSIATGPASLSAVEFWPDGGVQVAFVNDTHHLLHLA; this is translated from the coding sequence GTGGCCGAGACCTACCTCTCGGACGAGACCGTGCCGGTCCTCGAGGGCAGCACCCGCCTCGTCATCGTCCGGCACGGTGTCACCGACTTCACCGTGGCCCACCGGATGGACGGGCGCGGCGGCGCCGACCCGGCGCTCAACGCGGCGGGTCGGGCCCAGGCGGCTGCGGCTGCCGAGGCGGTGGCCGAGCTCCTGGCTCGCTCGACGACCGGGGAGGTGCGGGTCGTCTCCTCCTCGTTGCGCCGGGCGCAGGAGACGGGGGAGGCCCTCGCGCAGCGGCTCGGGGTGGAGCGCGAGCAGGATCGCGACTGGGACGAGCAGGCGTTCGGTGACTGGGACGGTCGGTCGCTCCCTGCGCTGGCCGCCGAGGTCCCCGAGGAGGTCGCCGCCCTGCGCACCGACCGTGACTACGCCCGCCCCGGCGGGGAGTCCCGCCGGGACCTGGACCATCGGGTCGGCGCTGCGCTCGGGCGGGCGGTCGCCCTGGGCGGGACCGTGGTGGTCGCGACCCACCGGGTGGCGATCATGTCGGTGCTGTGCCGAGTCCTGGGCGTCGACCACGAGCGCGGGTGGAGCATCGCGACCGGCCCGGCGTCCCTGAGCGCCGTGGAGTTCTGGCCCGACGGCGGGGTCCAGGTGGCCTTCGTCAACGACACCCACCACCTGCTGCACCTGGCCTGA